One region of Vigna angularis cultivar LongXiaoDou No.4 chromosome 10, ASM1680809v1, whole genome shotgun sequence genomic DNA includes:
- the LOC108335229 gene encoding uncharacterized protein LOC108335229 isoform X1, protein MDLEDGAKRELEKVVGVKKSKGFPLGGSRTSLASMESLSMPQVQEVVLSADMQCEKCQRRVTDIIAKMNETESVVINVLEKKVTLTFKSASMEKVSTRQITQINKNSLPKIAIIKRIFRSSRA, encoded by the exons ATGGATTTGGAAGATGGTGCTAAAAGGGAGCTTGAGAAAGTAGTTGGTGTAAAAAAATCAAAGGGTTTTCCTCTTGGTGGGAGTAGAACTAGTCTAGCTTCTATGGAGTCCTTGTCCATGCCTCAG GTTCAAGAGGTTGTTCTCTCTGCAGACATGCAATGTGAAAAGTGCCAGAGAAGGGTTACTGACATCATTGCAAAGATGAATG AGACAGAGTCCGTAGTGATTAATGTTTTGGAAAAGAAAGTGACACTTACTTTCAAATCAGCATCTATGGAGAAAGTTAGCACTCGACAAATTACTCAGATCAACAAGAATTCACTCCCCAAAATTGCCATCATCAAACGGATCTTTCGCTCTTCCCGTGCTTGA
- the LOC108335565 gene encoding uncharacterized protein LOC108335565 gives MSEKYCCMIMRINVDCNSCCRKLRRIILRMKVIENHLIEKQQRRVCVFGRFEPADVAIKIKKKMNRRVEILEVQEMEAEVENEGE, from the exons ATGTCGGAAAAg TATTGTTGCATGATCATGAGAATCAACGTCGACTGCAATTCTTGTTGCAGAAAATTAAGGAGAATCATTCTACGGATGAAAG TAATAGAGAACCATTTGATAGAGAAGCAGCAGCGTAGGGTATGTGTGTTTGGCAGATTTGAACCAGCTGATGTTGcaataaagataaagaagaagatgaacagaAGAGTTGAAATCCTTGAAGTTCAAGAAATGGAAGCAGAAGTTGAAAACGAAGGAGAATAG
- the LOC108335229 gene encoding uncharacterized protein LOC108335229 isoform X2, with protein sequence MDLEDGAKRELEKVVGVKKSKGFPLGGSRTSLASMESLSMPQVQEVVLSADMQCEKCQRRVTDIIAKMNGFVDLEQRQSP encoded by the exons ATGGATTTGGAAGATGGTGCTAAAAGGGAGCTTGAGAAAGTAGTTGGTGTAAAAAAATCAAAGGGTTTTCCTCTTGGTGGGAGTAGAACTAGTCTAGCTTCTATGGAGTCCTTGTCCATGCCTCAG GTTCAAGAGGTTGTTCTCTCTGCAGACATGCAATGTGAAAAGTGCCAGAGAAGGGTTACTGACATCATTGCAAAGATGAATG GTTTTGTTGATCTTGAGCAGAGACAGAGTCCGTAG
- the LOC108335875 gene encoding uncharacterized protein LOC108335875 has translation MERVASLAGTTSCEKSVYVSWEEVLVSSDKGRREVHYLLKRRGGAADLAVVGKEKTLRHMSYRYAIRNPSLGPYVKLKSRREVVDWLDSIVSDLPSGDAVMVGKHGCESESGVLKDTQLQKMQNCSKEFSWIGFPWTCRKRRKHYQAYKRNGFQISVHDFVFVLAEENKRLVAYLEDLYEDSRGNKMVVVRWFHKIDEVGIVLPHSFSDREVFFSLYLQDLSIECIDGLAFVLSPQHYEKFRNEARRTHLEPFVCIHQFDNDDVKPFDITQIKGYWKQEILRYMYTQLDSKCSGSSGQSDDVLELDENHMSTISIRPKKRLRLAKDDAKDAIDLTALKLENLKNIKNNTKISSGNNALKLVGHRNMTATIKGTNDHSSQHLLLGSQVEVLSQDSGMRGCWFTASVVKRHKCKVKVQYRDIQDAVDETKKLEEWVLASRISVPDSLGLRMHGRTIVRPVPLSNKRELSWVGDVGSVVDAWWHDGWWEGFVVQRDSEANYHVYFPGENVVSVFGSGNLRQAQDWVGNEWVNVRERPDLVASVLSSLKTPQNSSKSNESKSIAASTRDGIQHKPSDTCLNSDRDRPKKPVDLLKDDLLLQLRWMTTRKRRHGSTTYRKPRFTESHRKRSPKVMKSNAPDRFVIPASLKVDHDDCKYGGGDPSIFTSSVVPSLTSMVMCR, from the exons ATGGAGAGAGTGGCGTCTTTGGCCGGAACGACGTCGTGCGAGAAGAGCGTGTACGTGAGCTGGGAGGAGGTGCTGGTATCGAGCGACAAGGGGAGGAGGGAGGTTCACTACCTGCTGAAACGACGCGGCGGTGCGGCGGATCTGGCCGTCGTCGGAAAAGAAAAAACCCTAAGACACATGTCCTATCGCTACGCGATTCGAAACCCGTCGTTGGGGCCTTACGTCAAGCTTAAATCGCGAAGAGAGGTTGTGGATTGGCTGGACTCGATTGTTTCAG ATTTGCCTTCTGGAGATGCGGTTATGGTGGGAAAACATGGCTGTGAATCTGAAAGTGGAGTCTTGAAG GATACTCAATTGCAGAAAATGCAAAATTGTTCAAAGGAGTTTTCATGGATAGGGTTTCCATGGACGTgtaggaaaagaagaaagcacTATCAGGCCTATAAGAGGAATGGTTTTCAGATATCC GTTCATGATTTTGTATTTGTTCTGGCAGAAGAGAACAAGCGTCTAGTTGCCTACTTGGAAGACCTATATGAGGATTCCAGAGGCAACAAGATGGTTGTGGTGCGCTGGTTTCACAAAATTGATGAGGTTGGTATTGTTTTGCCTCACAGTTTTAGTGACAGAgaggttttcttttctctttatcttcaAGATCTGAGTATTGAATGCATAGATGGATTGGCTTTCGTCCTCAGTCCACAACACTACGAAAAGTTTCGGAATGAGGCCCGACGAACCCACTTGGAACCATTCGTGTGCATCCACCAGTTTGATAATGATGATGTGAAACCCTTTGATATAACACAAATTAAGGGTTATTGGAAACAGGAAATACTAAGGTACATGTATACCCAATTGGACTCAAAGTGTAGTGGGAGTTCTGGGCAATCAGATGATGTTCTTGAACTGGACGAGAATCATATGTCAACTATTTCGATCAGACCTAAGAAGAGGCTACGCCTTGCCAAAGATGATGCCAAAGATGCAATTGATTTAACTGCCCTTAAATTGGAAAATCTGAAGAACATTAAGAATAATACCAAAATCAGTTCTGGAAACAATGCCTTGAAGCTGGTCGGGCACAGAAACATGACAGCAACGATTAAAGGGACGAATGACCATTCTTCTCAGCATTTACTTCTAGGTTCCCAAGTCGAGGTTCTCTCTCAAGACAGTGGGATGAGAGGATGCTGGTTTACAGCTTCTGTCGTCAAGAGACACAAATGCAAAGTGAAGGTGCAATATCGAGACATTCAAGATGCGGTTGATGAAACCAAGAAGCTTGAG GAATGGGTACTAGCTTCCAGAATTTCAGTGCCTGATAGTCTGGGTCTTCGAATGCATGGGAGGACGATAGTCCGGCCAGTTCCATTGTCCAACAAACGGGAATTATCCTGGGTTGGTGATGTTGGTTCCGTTGTTGATGCCTGGTGGCATGATGGATGGTGGGAAGGATTTGTTGTTCAAAGAGACTCGGAAGCTAATTATCATGTTTATTTCCCAG GGGAAAATGTGGTGTCAGTATTTGGTTCTGGTAACTTAAGACAGGCTCAAGATTGGGTAGGGAATGAGTGGGTGAATGTGAGGGAAAGGCCTGATCTGGTGGCGTCTGTTTTATCAAGCTTGAAAACACCACAAAACTCGTCCAAATCCAATGAAAGCAAATCAATCGCAGCATCAACTAGAGATGGAATACAACATAAGCCATCAGATACTTGCTTGAATTCTGATAGGGATAGACCAAAAAAGCCCGTAGACCTTTTGAAGGATGATTTGCTATTGCAGTTAAGGTGGATGACCACCAGAAAGAGGAGACATGGTAGTACCACTTATCGGAAGCCACGGTTCACCGAAAGCCATCGGAAAAGGTCGCCAAAGGTTATGAAATCAAATGCTCCTGACAGGTTTGTGATCCCAGCATCATTGAAAGTTGATCATGATGACTGCAAGTATGGAGGAGGGGATCCTTCCATTTTCACTTCTTCAGTTGTGCCTTCTTTAACTAGCATGGTTATGTGTAGGTGA